A window of Gammaproteobacteria bacterium contains these coding sequences:
- the der gene encoding ribosome biogenesis GTPase Der produces the protein MLPVIALVGRPNVGKSTLFNYLTRTRDALVADFPGLTRDRQYGYGKVGPREYIVVDTGGLSGDPEKLDTLMEKQVQFAIAEADYVIFLLDAKDGLTAADETIARQLRRLGKPVMAVINKTEGLDSDRASMDFHQLGFEHLVPVSAAHGHRIGPMMEYLLEELIPPSAVAQDVEPDEQSDAQKPIKVAVIGRPNVGKSTLINRMLGEERLVAYDMPGTTRDSIAVPFTREQQDYIMIDTAGVRRKSRVEEGIEKFSIIKTLQAIDQANVVIAVLDASEAITDQDASLMGLAVHRGRAMVVAVNKWDHLSADQRQTIQRQIDLKIEFMKFADLHFISALHGTGVGDLFESIQNAYQAAMKTLTTAELTRVLEQAVVQHQPPLVRGRRIRLRYVHQGGRNPPILVIHGNQTAKLPGDYRRYLINTFRKAFSLQGTPLRLELKSSKNPFAGRKNKLTDRQIKKRERLRRHVKKKK, from the coding sequence TTGCTCCCGGTTATTGCCTTGGTCGGTCGACCCAATGTTGGCAAGTCCACTTTATTCAATTACCTGACGCGCACCCGTGATGCCTTGGTGGCGGACTTTCCCGGACTTACCCGGGACCGCCAATATGGCTACGGCAAAGTTGGGCCGCGTGAATACATCGTGGTGGATACCGGTGGTCTCAGTGGTGATCCGGAAAAACTGGATACCTTGATGGAAAAACAGGTGCAGTTTGCCATTGCCGAAGCCGATTACGTGATCTTCTTGCTCGACGCCAAAGACGGTTTGACTGCTGCCGACGAAACGATCGCACGACAGTTGCGGCGTTTGGGTAAGCCGGTCATGGCCGTGATCAATAAGACTGAAGGTCTGGACTCGGATCGCGCCAGCATGGATTTTCATCAACTGGGATTTGAACATCTGGTTCCGGTATCCGCGGCGCATGGTCATCGTATTGGGCCGATGATGGAGTATTTGCTGGAAGAATTGATACCGCCAAGCGCAGTTGCACAAGATGTTGAACCGGATGAGCAAAGTGATGCTCAAAAACCCATAAAAGTGGCAGTAATTGGCAGACCCAATGTGGGCAAATCGACCTTGATCAACCGCATGTTGGGTGAGGAGCGCCTGGTCGCCTATGACATGCCGGGTACCACGCGTGACAGTATTGCCGTACCTTTTACCCGGGAACAACAAGACTACATCATGATCGATACCGCCGGGGTGCGGCGTAAATCAAGAGTGGAAGAGGGTATTGAAAAATTCTCGATCATTAAAACGCTTCAGGCCATTGATCAGGCCAACGTGGTGATCGCGGTACTTGATGCCAGTGAAGCCATTACCGATCAAGATGCCAGTTTGATGGGCCTGGCAGTACACCGTGGTCGTGCCATGGTGGTTGCGGTGAACAAGTGGGATCATTTAAGTGCCGATCAGCGTCAAACCATTCAACGGCAGATCGATCTCAAAATCGAATTTATGAAATTCGCCGACCTGCATTTTATTTCTGCCTTGCACGGTACCGGGGTAGGTGATCTATTCGAATCCATCCAAAATGCCTATCAAGCCGCGATGAAAACCCTGACCACAGCCGAATTGACGCGGGTTCTTGAACAGGCCGTGGTACAACATCAACCGCCCTTGGTACGTGGCCGGCGCATAAGACTACGCTACGTGCATCAAGGTGGTCGTAATCCGCCTATCCTGGTGATTCACGGGAATCAGACCGCTAAATTGCCGGGTGACTATCGACGCTATTTGATCAATACCTTTCGCAAGGCATTTTCCTTACAAGGCACGCCATTACGACTGGAGCTCAAGTCCTCGAAAAACCCGTTTGCCGGACGCAAGAATAAACTCACTGACCGACAGATCAAAAAACGTGAACGTTTGCGTAGACACGTCAAAAAGAAAAAATAA
- a CDS encoding tetratricopeptide repeat protein, producing the protein MSEYLSDAEQKQQIVDWWNENGKFIVTGVGLGLVAIFAWRGWTAYLDKQAGAASIVFEDMVTAVNEGESDTAKNHLSTLTDKYKSTAYYPHAQMLMAKVALESGNLADAATALEQAISTSKDAELTELANFRLAKVYLAQQNFDAALTTIAKVKSESYIPLVEELRGDIFRAQGNINDARFAYEKAQTAMLETPIGDPNLLQMKLSDLGKK; encoded by the coding sequence ATGAGCGAATATTTGAGTGATGCTGAACAAAAACAGCAAATAGTAGATTGGTGGAATGAGAACGGTAAATTTATTGTTACCGGGGTTGGGCTTGGACTTGTTGCTATATTCGCATGGCGTGGCTGGACGGCTTATCTCGATAAACAAGCGGGTGCGGCTTCCATTGTTTTCGAAGATATGGTCACGGCGGTTAATGAAGGCGAGAGTGATACGGCAAAGAATCACTTGTCGACTCTGACTGATAAATACAAAAGTACGGCGTATTATCCCCACGCCCAGATGCTCATGGCCAAAGTCGCATTGGAGTCTGGAAATTTGGCTGACGCAGCAACGGCTTTGGAGCAAGCGATCAGCACCAGCAAAGATGCCGAGCTCACAGAGCTTGCGAATTTTCGTTTAGCCAAGGTCTATTTGGCCCAACAGAATTTTGATGCTGCGCTTACCACTATCGCAAAAGTTAAAAGCGAATCTTACATACCACTGGTCGAAGAGCTACGTGGCGACATTTTTCGCGCCCAAGGCAATATAAATGATGCGCGGTTTGCGTATGAAAAGGCTCAAACTGCGATGTTGGAAACTCCAATCGGTGACCCGAACCTCTTGCAAATGAAATTGTCTGATCTCGGTAAAAAATAA
- a CDS encoding homoserine O-acetyltransferase, whose protein sequence is MKFSNSQAMPATKYLQLKTPFKFRKGGQIPEYQLAYETWGELNPGKDNAILLFTGLSPSAHASSSPEDQSPGWWEDMLGSNCPLDSDKYFIICVNSLGSCYGSTGPASLHPDTGMRYALDFPVLTLEDIAASTDEVVKSFGIEKLAAVVGASMGGMSALAYLIQHPKKTRAFISISSALRAEPFAIALRSLQRELIRNDAVWNEGQYADDEQPVAGMQMARKLGMITYRSATEWRQRFGRERASERGGGAFGIEFDVESYLEAHAKKFTGQFDANCYLYLSRALDLFDVAEHGGSIAAALKEIDIERSLVIGVSSDFLFPLHQQQELAEALGAVCDNVEFVQLDSIQGHDSFLVDMDRFRPVICDFLDSGCA, encoded by the coding sequence ATGAAATTTTCAAATAGCCAAGCAATGCCAGCCACTAAATATCTACAATTAAAAACACCCTTCAAGTTTCGCAAGGGCGGTCAAATTCCCGAGTATCAACTTGCTTATGAGACTTGGGGAGAACTGAATCCGGGTAAGGATAATGCGATATTATTGTTCACAGGTTTATCTCCGTCCGCGCATGCCTCATCTTCTCCAGAAGACCAGAGTCCGGGTTGGTGGGAAGACATGTTGGGCTCAAATTGTCCACTGGACTCGGATAAATATTTCATTATTTGTGTCAATTCCCTGGGTAGTTGTTACGGCAGTACCGGGCCGGCGTCTTTGCATCCTGACACCGGGATGCGCTATGCCCTGGATTTCCCGGTTTTAACCCTCGAAGATATTGCTGCCAGCACCGATGAAGTCGTTAAGTCATTCGGGATAGAAAAACTGGCTGCCGTGGTTGGTGCTTCCATGGGAGGGATGTCGGCCTTGGCCTATCTGATCCAGCATCCCAAAAAAACCCGGGCATTCATAAGTATTTCCTCGGCTTTACGCGCCGAACCGTTTGCTATCGCATTACGTTCCTTGCAGCGCGAATTGATTCGTAATGATGCTGTCTGGAATGAAGGTCAATACGCCGATGACGAGCAACCCGTTGCGGGTATGCAAATGGCGCGTAAACTGGGCATGATCACCTATCGTTCTGCGACCGAATGGCGCCAACGGTTTGGACGAGAGCGGGCCAGCGAACGTGGTGGTGGAGCATTTGGCATTGAGTTTGATGTGGAATCGTATCTTGAGGCGCATGCCAAAAAATTTACCGGCCAGTTCGACGCCAATTGCTATCTGTATCTGTCGCGTGCCCTGGATCTGTTCGATGTTGCCGAACATGGCGGATCGATTGCTGCGGCTTTAAAAGAGATCGACATAGAGAGATCCCTGGTGATCGGCGTTAGCTCTGATTTTTTATTTCCTTTGCATCAGCAGCAAGAGCTTGCAGAGGCTCTGGGAGCGGTCTGTGACAATGTGGAATTTGTGCAGCTGGACTCGATCCAGGGCCATGATTCATTTCTAGTGGACATGGATCGATTCAGACCGGTGATCTGTGATTTTCTTGACAGCGGGTGTGCCTGA
- a CDS encoding DUF937 domain-containing protein, which yields MASLLEMILKSQNGDLVKQIGNQHGLEPNQAFDAIRNLLPSLTKGMNQNIQKEGGLGNLLDALNKGKHQKYIEDPRAITTPQAIDDGNSILGHILGSKDRSREVARQASQATGIDYEILKKILPQVAGASMGGMSKRVNSRDSGSLIEALTKASQQSGGNDGGLGNILGQVLGGQAPQAAPPPKRGGLGGLLGSIFGRKKAPPPPPQPKMPDLGGILGGILGGKSAQELPPQVQQQTRSVLGKMLDLDGDGKTMDDIFNMAKKML from the coding sequence ATGGCCAGCCTCTTGGAAATGATACTCAAATCGCAAAACGGCGATCTGGTTAAACAGATCGGCAATCAACACGGACTTGAACCGAATCAGGCCTTTGATGCAATCCGAAATTTGTTACCGAGCTTGACTAAAGGTATGAATCAGAATATCCAGAAAGAGGGCGGTTTGGGCAACTTGCTGGACGCTCTCAATAAAGGCAAGCATCAAAAGTACATAGAGGATCCGCGCGCCATTACCACCCCGCAAGCGATTGATGACGGCAATAGCATTTTAGGCCATATTCTAGGCAGCAAGGACCGCAGCCGCGAAGTAGCACGTCAGGCCTCACAGGCAACCGGGATCGATTACGAGATCCTTAAAAAAATTCTGCCGCAAGTGGCCGGCGCAAGTATGGGTGGTATGAGTAAGCGAGTGAATTCTCGCGACTCGGGAAGTTTGATCGAGGCCTTGACCAAAGCCAGTCAGCAGTCCGGTGGCAATGATGGCGGACTAGGCAATATTCTTGGCCAGGTTCTGGGTGGACAAGCCCCACAAGCGGCACCGCCCCCCAAACGTGGCGGTTTAGGTGGATTGTTAGGCAGTATATTTGGCCGCAAAAAAGCCCCGCCACCTCCACCACAACCCAAAATGCCGGATCTTGGTGGCATTTTGGGCGGCATACTTGGTGGTAAATCGGCACAAGAACTACCGCCTCAAGTTCAGCAACAAACCCGTTCGGTGTTGGGTAAAATGCTGGACCTGGATGGTGATGGCAAGACCATGGATGATATATTCAATATGGCGAAAAAAATGCTTTAG
- the hisS gene encoding histidine--tRNA ligase, with amino-acid sequence MSKIIQSLRGMNDILPNETPHWQFLENTVREILSSYAYREIRFPVVEHTELFKRSIGEVTDIVEKEMYSFGGDDHKKYSLRPEGTAGCVRAGISNGLLYNQTQKLWYMGPMFRHEKPQEGRYRQFHQIGAEAFGFAGPEVDAELIMLTARLWKKLGLSPMLEINSIGSSETRVQYRTALVGYFTSHRDLLDEDSLRRLERNPMRILDSKIPQTQELVKNAPVLSAFLNQEEQDHFLGLQNLLDDAGITYRVNPRLVRGLDYYSLTVFEWITDQLGAQNAICSGGRYDGLVEQLGGKPCKAVGWAMGIERVVLLLKQANIQIPDTHPELYLVLDAAAEVKRAGFQLAEKIRDGLNGVKLEVYCGHAGFKSQLKQADKSGAQFALILGQDELAKNCISLKNLRVRSEQESLAFNDIISELCKRLESQS; translated from the coding sequence GTGTCTAAAATAATCCAATCACTACGTGGTATGAACGATATTCTGCCAAACGAGACACCCCACTGGCAGTTTCTGGAAAACACAGTGCGCGAAATACTTTCATCCTATGCATACCGTGAAATTAGATTCCCGGTAGTCGAGCACACCGAGTTGTTTAAGCGTTCTATTGGTGAAGTGACCGATATTGTTGAAAAAGAAATGTATTCATTCGGTGGCGACGATCACAAAAAATATTCCCTGCGGCCGGAAGGTACGGCAGGCTGTGTGCGTGCCGGTATTAGCAACGGCTTGCTGTATAACCAAACACAGAAGTTGTGGTACATGGGACCAATGTTTCGGCATGAGAAGCCGCAAGAAGGGCGTTATCGTCAATTTCACCAGATAGGTGCAGAAGCGTTTGGTTTTGCCGGACCCGAAGTGGACGCTGAACTGATCATGCTCACAGCCAGACTTTGGAAAAAGCTCGGTTTATCCCCAATGCTTGAAATAAATTCAATTGGAAGCTCGGAAACCCGTGTGCAATACCGTACAGCGCTGGTTGGGTATTTTACCTCTCATCGGGACTTGCTGGATGAAGATAGTTTAAGACGCCTGGAGCGAAATCCGATGCGCATTTTGGACAGCAAAATTCCCCAGACGCAGGAACTGGTTAAAAATGCACCTGTGTTATCCGCGTTTCTAAACCAGGAAGAGCAAGACCACTTCCTGGGTTTGCAAAATTTGCTTGATGATGCCGGGATCACTTATCGGGTCAACCCCAGACTGGTGCGTGGACTGGACTATTATTCACTCACGGTTTTTGAATGGATCACTGATCAGTTAGGTGCTCAGAATGCCATATGTTCAGGCGGGCGATACGACGGCCTGGTTGAGCAATTAGGTGGAAAACCTTGCAAAGCGGTTGGCTGGGCCATGGGCATTGAAAGGGTTGTGTTGCTTTTAAAACAAGCAAATATTCAGATTCCAGATACACATCCCGAGCTGTACCTGGTTTTGGATGCTGCTGCAGAAGTCAAAAGGGCTGGTTTTCAATTGGCCGAAAAGATACGTGACGGGTTAAATGGGGTAAAATTAGAGGTTTACTGCGGTCATGCAGGGTTTAAGTCGCAATTAAAGCAGGCAGATAAAAGCGGTGCGCAATTTGCATTGATACTGGGCCAAGATGAATTGGCCAAAAATTGCATAAGCCTTAAAAATTTGAGGGTTCGCAGTGAACAAGAATCGCTTGCTTTTAATGACATTATTAGCGAATTGTGCAAACGACTTGAATCGCAAAGCTGA
- the bamB gene encoding outer membrane protein assembly factor BamB, translated as MHYSEKYNTLSRATRLLSLMLMAIMLSACSVLNIFNQSSEETRVPAELKDITPSLGVKQIWSTSVGDYAQGLGYGLTPAISNEIVYVASNNGVVTALNAITGKQLWSTPTRVALAAGPGAGSGRVVVGSNNGDVIALDATDGAELWRTKVKGEILAAPAVGTSEVAVRSANGTLSVFNSNNGNELWKDVQEVPRLSLRGYSSPIVTSGVVITASDGGKVSSFRALDGAVVWERLIGLPRGSTELDRIIDIDGKLALNDANLFVVGYNSRLAKIDARTGNIIWAHDHSSNTGVNVDFKNVYLSDVDGNVLAYDQEVGSQQWKSQEYKYRQLSAPGVTAKALVLGDLAGFVHFLSPQDGSTIARQKISKAAIRMPPLTQDNRVYVFADDGKLVAFQVTQ; from the coding sequence ATGCATTACTCAGAAAAATACAATACATTGTCTCGCGCTACACGTTTGCTCAGTCTAATGCTAATGGCTATCATGCTTTCAGCCTGTAGTGTTTTGAACATTTTTAATCAAAGCTCTGAAGAAACCCGGGTGCCAGCCGAGCTGAAAGATATTACCCCGTCACTCGGTGTTAAACAGATCTGGAGTACCAGCGTAGGAGATTATGCACAAGGTCTTGGTTATGGCTTAACTCCGGCGATCAGCAATGAAATTGTCTATGTCGCCAGTAACAACGGCGTAGTTACAGCCCTGAACGCGATCACTGGTAAACAACTATGGTCTACGCCAACACGCGTTGCTCTTGCTGCCGGACCCGGGGCAGGATCCGGACGAGTTGTGGTTGGCAGTAATAATGGTGATGTGATTGCTTTGGATGCAACGGATGGCGCAGAGCTTTGGCGTACCAAGGTAAAAGGTGAGATTTTAGCAGCGCCAGCTGTTGGTACTAGTGAAGTTGCTGTGCGTTCGGCGAATGGCACACTCAGTGTTTTTAATTCTAATAATGGCAATGAGCTATGGAAAGACGTACAAGAAGTTCCGCGTCTAAGTTTACGAGGGTACTCCTCACCAATAGTAACAAGTGGCGTGGTTATTACCGCAAGTGACGGCGGTAAGGTTTCTTCTTTTCGAGCTTTAGACGGTGCGGTTGTTTGGGAGCGTCTAATCGGCTTGCCAAGGGGCAGCACAGAGTTGGATCGCATAATTGATATCGATGGCAAGTTGGCCTTGAATGATGCCAATCTTTTCGTGGTTGGCTATAACTCCAGACTGGCAAAAATTGACGCACGAACCGGAAACATTATTTGGGCGCATGATCATTCCAGCAATACCGGGGTCAATGTAGATTTTAAAAATGTTTATTTGAGTGATGTTGATGGAAACGTCCTTGCTTATGATCAGGAAGTTGGCTCGCAGCAATGGAAAAGCCAAGAATATAAATATCGTCAACTCAGTGCACCAGGTGTAACAGCAAAGGCACTTGTGCTGGGTGACCTGGCTGGTTTTGTGCATTTTTTGTCGCCACAAGACGGCAGTACCATTGCACGACAAAAGATCAGCAAGGCGGCTATACGCATGCCGCCTCTTACCCAGGATAACCGGGTCTATGTATTTGCCGATGATGGCAAGCTGGTTGCTTTTCAGGTAACTCAGTAA